In Thermotomaculum hydrothermale, a single genomic region encodes these proteins:
- the secA gene encoding preprotein translocase subunit SecA, whose translation MFNSIVTKIFGTKNDRYIKSRWPIVEKVNSLEPEYEKYTDGELKEKIQNFKEIVQQRYKEGEKLQKILDEILPDVFAIVRETAKRKLNMRHFDVQVLGGIVLHEGKIAEMKTGEGKTLVATLPVVLNALAGRGVHVVTVNDYLAQRDAEWMGKVYNALGLSVGVIKHGLDDQERKEAYNCDITYGTNNEFGFDYLRDNMKYYLEDCVQRDYYYAIVDEVDSILIDEARTPLIISGPSEESTEKYYVANSLIPKLKEGEDYEVDEKENTAVLTEKGIAKAEKILGVPNLYDPSNIELLHCIEQALKAHTLFQKDVDYIVKDNEVIIVDEFTGRLMPGRRFSDGLHQALEAKEGVKIQSENQTLATITFQNYFRMYEKLSGMTGTADTEAAEFKKIYDLDVIVIPTNKPMIRKDYPDVVYRTEREKFNAIVKEIERLHKKGQPVLVGTVSIENSEKLSNLLKKKGIKHVVLNAKHHEKEAEIVAQAGRKGAVTIATNMAGRGTDIVLGGNPEMLAKSEIEKLEAAGKELTEEEKKEIYEKFKKQCEKEKQEVLEAGGLFIIGSERHESRRIDNQLRGRSGRQGDPGASRFYLSLEDDLMRIFGSDKISGIMQRLGMEEGVPIEHNMISKSIERAQKQVENRNFEIRKQLLEYDSVMNQQRETFYKLRRKVLEGTVRDYVFELTKGILEWLEDQYIGDPKHPNEWNAEEYAKKIKEYFAYDISPDEVRKIPREKLTEEMYERVTKAYQEKVKKIGDEEMFKMHERFVALQFLDRHWKDHLLNMDHLKDAIGLRGYGQKDPIIEYKKESFALFEDMMSRVEDNIIKVLYWIQPASEEQVREEKRKAKAKQKRLLHASVKDKEAPVVATVKRDKPKIGRNDPCPCGSGKKYKKCCGRNER comes from the coding sequence ATGTTTAATTCTATAGTTACTAAAATTTTTGGAACAAAAAATGACAGGTATATAAAATCAAGATGGCCTATTGTTGAAAAGGTTAACTCTTTGGAGCCTGAATATGAAAAGTATACAGATGGTGAGTTAAAAGAAAAGATTCAGAATTTCAAGGAAATTGTTCAGCAAAGGTATAAAGAGGGGGAGAAACTTCAGAAAATTTTAGATGAAATACTTCCCGATGTGTTTGCTATTGTTAGGGAAACGGCTAAGAGAAAACTCAATATGAGGCACTTTGATGTTCAGGTTTTAGGAGGAATAGTCCTTCACGAAGGTAAGATTGCTGAAATGAAAACAGGTGAAGGTAAAACTCTTGTTGCAACCTTACCTGTTGTTTTAAATGCCCTTGCAGGCAGGGGAGTTCATGTTGTTACAGTAAACGATTACCTTGCACAGAGGGATGCTGAATGGATGGGGAAGGTTTACAATGCCCTTGGGCTTTCTGTTGGTGTAATTAAGCATGGCCTCGATGACCAGGAAAGAAAAGAGGCTTACAACTGTGATATAACATACGGCACAAACAATGAGTTTGGTTTTGACTACTTGAGAGACAACATGAAGTATTACCTTGAAGACTGTGTGCAAAGGGATTATTACTATGCCATAGTTGACGAGGTTGATTCTATTTTAATTGACGAAGCAAGAACACCGTTGATTATTTCAGGGCCCTCTGAAGAGTCTACAGAGAAGTACTATGTAGCAAACTCATTAATTCCCAAACTTAAAGAGGGAGAAGATTACGAGGTTGATGAAAAGGAAAATACAGCAGTTTTAACAGAAAAGGGTATTGCAAAGGCGGAAAAGATTTTAGGGGTTCCCAATCTTTATGACCCTTCCAATATTGAGTTGTTGCACTGTATTGAACAGGCTTTAAAAGCCCATACCCTTTTTCAAAAAGATGTTGATTATATTGTAAAAGACAATGAAGTAATAATTGTTGATGAATTTACCGGAAGGTTAATGCCTGGGAGAAGGTTTTCTGACGGCTTACACCAGGCTTTAGAGGCAAAAGAGGGTGTGAAAATCCAGTCTGAAAACCAGACACTTGCAACAATTACCTTTCAGAATTATTTCAGAATGTACGAAAAACTTTCTGGTATGACAGGTACTGCCGATACTGAAGCGGCTGAATTTAAAAAGATTTATGACCTTGATGTAATTGTTATTCCAACAAATAAACCAATGATTAGAAAAGACTATCCTGATGTTGTTTACAGAACAGAGAGGGAGAAGTTTAATGCAATTGTAAAAGAGATAGAGCGATTGCACAAAAAGGGACAGCCTGTACTTGTTGGTACAGTATCGATTGAAAACTCTGAAAAATTGAGTAACTTACTTAAAAAGAAAGGGATTAAACACGTTGTTTTAAACGCAAAACACCATGAGAAAGAAGCGGAAATTGTTGCTCAGGCAGGTAGAAAAGGTGCTGTAACAATTGCTACCAATATGGCTGGTAGGGGAACCGATATTGTTTTAGGCGGAAACCCTGAGATGCTTGCTAAGTCTGAAATTGAAAAACTTGAAGCGGCAGGCAAAGAGTTAACTGAAGAAGAAAAAAAAGAGATTTATGAGAAATTTAAAAAGCAATGTGAAAAGGAAAAACAGGAAGTGCTTGAAGCAGGTGGGCTTTTTATTATAGGTAGTGAAAGGCATGAATCAAGGAGAATTGATAATCAGCTTAGAGGCCGTTCAGGAAGACAGGGAGACCCTGGTGCATCAAGGTTTTATCTATCCCTTGAAGATGATTTAATGAGAATCTTCGGTTCTGATAAGATTTCAGGCATAATGCAGAGATTGGGAATGGAAGAGGGAGTGCCTATTGAACATAACATGATTTCAAAGTCAATTGAAAGGGCTCAAAAACAGGTTGAAAACAGAAACTTTGAAATAAGAAAGCAGTTGCTTGAATATGACTCTGTAATGAATCAGCAGAGGGAAACATTTTATAAACTTAGAAGAAAGGTGCTTGAAGGCACTGTCAGGGATTATGTCTTTGAACTTACAAAGGGAATTCTTGAATGGCTTGAAGACCAGTACATAGGAGACCCGAAGCATCCAAATGAATGGAATGCTGAAGAGTATGCAAAAAAGATTAAAGAGTACTTTGCCTACGATATTTCCCCTGATGAAGTAAGAAAAATTCCAAGAGAGAAATTAACAGAAGAGATGTATGAGAGGGTTACAAAGGCCTATCAGGAAAAGGTTAAAAAGATTGGCGACGAAGAGATGTTTAAAATGCATGAGAGGTTTGTTGCCCTGCAGTTTTTGGATAGGCACTGGAAAGACCACCTGCTCAATATGGACCATTTGAAAGATGCAATTGGATTAAGGGGATACGGGCAGAAAGACCCAATTATTGAGTATAAAAAGGAGAGTTTTGCCCTATTTGAAGATATGATGTCAAGGGTGGAAGACAATATTATTAAAGTACTTTACTGGATTCAGCCGGCAAGTGAGGAACAGGTTAGAGAAGAAAAGAGAAAAGCAAAGGCTAAACAGAAAAGGCTGTTGCATGCAAGTGTAAAAGACAAAGAGGCACCTGTGGTTGCAACAGTTAAAAGGGATAAACCTAAGATTGGAAGAAATGACCCCTGCCCCTGTGGCAGTGGTAAAAAATATAAAAAATGTTGTGGAAGGAATGAGAGGTGA